One window of the Acinonyx jubatus isolate Ajub_Pintada_27869175 chromosome A2, VMU_Ajub_asm_v1.0, whole genome shotgun sequence genome contains the following:
- the ZNF557 gene encoding zinc finger protein 557 isoform X5, which translates to MQENRRNLASLGCHVDKRSLTSQLEQEDKVMTQEQGILPGTCPGLETVLKVKWLTPKKHVFRKEHSNGIKAERNHLGVKVNECNQCFKVFSTKSNLTQHKRIHTGEKPYDCNQCGKSFSSRSYLTIHKRIHNGEKPYECTDCGKAFNDPSSLRLHVRIHTGEKPYECNQCFHVFRTSCNLKSHKRIHTRENHHECNQCGKAFSTRSSLTGHNSIHTGEKPYECHDCGKAFRKSSYLTQHMRTHTGEKPYECDQCGKSFSSSFSLTVHKRIHTGEKPYECSNCGKAFNNLSAVKKHVRTHTGEKPYECNHCGKSFTTNSYLSVHKRIHNRWI; encoded by the exons GATGTCATGTTGATAAACGCAGTCTGACCTCCCAGCTGGAGCAAGAAGACAAAGTGATGACACAGGAGCAAGGAATTCTTCCAGGCACCTGTCCAG GTTTGGAGACTGTACTTAAAGTCAAGTGGTTAACTCCTAAGAAGCACGTTTTTAGAAAAGAACATTCCAATGGTATTAAAGCG GAAAGAAATCACCTCGGAGTGAAAGTCAACGAATGTAATCAGTGCTTTAAAGTCTTCAGCACAAAATCTAACCTCACTCAGCAcaagagaattcatactggagaaaaaccctATGACTGTAATCAGTGTGGCAAGTCCTTCAGCAGTAGATCCTACCTGACCATTCACAAGAGGATACACAATGGGGAGAAGCCCTATGAGTGCACGGACTGTGGCAAAGCCTTCAATGATCCCTCATCCCTTAGGCTGCACGtgagaattcacactggagaaaaaccCTACGAATGTAATCAGTGTTTCCACGTCTTCCGCACCAGTTGTAACCTCAAAAGCCACAAGAGAATTCATACGAGAGAGAATCACCATGAATGTAATCAATGTGGCAAGGCCTTCAGCACGAGGTCCTCCCTCACAGGGCATAATAGTATTCATACGGGGGAGAAACCCTATGAGTGCCACgactgtgggaaagcctttaggAAGAGCTCCTATCTGACCCAGCACATGAGAACtcatactggagaaaaaccctATGAGTGTGATCAGTGTGGAAAATCCTTCAGCAGTAGCTTTTCTCTTACTGTGCACAAGAGAAttcacactggggagaaaccctatgaatgcaGTAACTGTGGGAAAGCATTCAATAATCTCTCCGCTGTTAAGAAACACGTGAGgactcacactggagagaaaccctacgAATGTAATCATTGTGGAAAATCTTTCACCACTAACTCTTACCTTTCTGTGCACAAGAGAATTCATAATAGGTGGATATGA